A genomic segment from Lignipirellula cremea encodes:
- a CDS encoding FliG C-terminal domain-containing protein, giving the protein MNDNQLALRKAAIFVSTLDSRSADALLDQMGEERASLIRAAVLDLDRIDPDEQQRIVGEFVQARSGRPSDATASAPDELQLSQAAADAPVRPSPVAERAAKLPFHFLREATGGMIANFLQNERPQTVAIVMSHLPARRAAEVLKRLPPELQGDVLRRIAELDQTDPELIQEIEHEIESLLADQIQSHQRRAAGLAAVSAILNEAGQQRESLLRNLSQNENELTLALHDYEQEHRLPSSLPASRLPVSSLRPSADTTAAAPSFAPTPPAGSVPAAASGEASSSTVPHPTTSQAASVPPDTAPTKTSPTFAAMAFTELSELDDKSLAAVLAQADPRITLFALAGADPAFVERIAQRLPRRERKALASRIQHIGPLRLSDIEQAQQYLAHVAGKLIAQGRVRMPRGRTAAAA; this is encoded by the coding sequence ATGAACGACAACCAACTGGCACTCCGGAAAGCGGCCATCTTTGTCTCGACGCTCGATAGCCGCAGCGCCGATGCGCTGCTGGATCAAATGGGGGAAGAGCGCGCCTCGCTGATCAGGGCCGCCGTACTGGACCTGGATCGGATCGACCCCGACGAACAACAGCGGATTGTGGGCGAGTTCGTCCAGGCCCGCTCCGGCCGGCCGTCCGATGCGACTGCATCGGCGCCCGACGAACTGCAGCTTTCCCAGGCCGCTGCCGACGCGCCAGTCCGACCGAGTCCCGTCGCGGAACGGGCCGCCAAACTGCCGTTTCACTTTTTGCGGGAAGCAACGGGCGGCATGATCGCCAATTTCCTGCAGAATGAACGTCCGCAAACGGTGGCGATCGTCATGTCGCATCTGCCGGCCCGCCGCGCTGCCGAGGTGCTCAAACGCCTGCCGCCGGAGCTGCAGGGCGACGTCCTCCGCCGGATCGCCGAACTGGATCAAACCGATCCCGAGCTGATCCAGGAGATCGAACACGAAATCGAATCGCTGCTCGCCGATCAGATCCAGAGCCACCAGCGACGGGCCGCCGGCCTGGCCGCGGTGAGCGCCATTCTGAACGAAGCAGGCCAGCAGCGGGAAAGCCTGCTGCGGAACCTGTCGCAAAATGAAAACGAACTGACGCTGGCCCTGCACGACTATGAACAGGAGCATCGCCTGCCGTCGTCGCTGCCCGCCAGTCGCCTTCCCGTGTCGAGCCTGCGTCCTTCTGCCGATACCACAGCCGCCGCGCCGTCGTTCGCACCGACGCCGCCCGCCGGTTCTGTCCCGGCCGCCGCTTCAGGCGAAGCGAGCTCCTCGACCGTCCCGCACCCGACCACTTCCCAGGCTGCCAGCGTCCCGCCGGATACGGCCCCGACCAAAACCAGTCCCACGTTTGCTGCGATGGCGTTTACAGAACTGTCCGAACTGGACGACAAATCCCTGGCCGCGGTGCTGGCGCAGGCCGATCCGCGGATAACACTTTTCGCCCTGGCGGGGGCCGATCCTGCTTTTGTCGAGCGAATTGCCCAGCGACTGCCGCGGCGGGAGCGGAAAGCGCTTGCCAGCCGGATCCAGCATATCGGCCCGCTGCGACTCAGCGACATTGAACAGGCCCAGCAGTACCTGGCCCACGTCGCCGGAAAGCTCATCGCGCAAGGCCGAGTCCGCATGCCCCGAGGCCGTACCGCAGCCGCCGCCTGA
- a CDS encoding YgiQ family radical SAM protein has protein sequence MSKPRYSLPILPDAGLLSDRLAEMGRQATGSAAPLPMTAREMRDRGWDEVDVVFITGDAYVDHPSFAMAVLGRVLEAAGFRVGIVSQPDWRSCEDWRRFGQPRLFFAVSAGNMDSMINHYTASRKVRNDDAYSPGGKIGQRPDRATLAYCQRAREAYKDTPVIAGGVEASLRRLAHYDYWSDKVRRSILLDCKADLLVFGNGEEAIMEIARRLQAGESVRDLRDLRGAAYAMGASETPPEGLLTVPSYEEVTTDKMAFAEATRIIHNETNPYNAKGLVQYHDRQAVVCNPPRFPISQGSMDAIYALPYTRRPHPSYTESVPAFEMIRDSVAIMRGCFGGCTFCSITAHEGRIIQSRSKESVLHEINQMAAAPDFKGVVSDIGGPTANMYQMKCSKPEVEAVCRRQSCVHPKICKLLGTDHGPLIQLMKEARETPGVKKVLVASGIRMDLARQSPEYIRELTQHHVGGRLKVAPEHTDPGVLNLMRKPSGDDFDEFARQFNAESKKSGKKQYLIPYYIASHPGSDLHSMIDLALYLKRNGYQPDQVQDFIPAPFDVATAMYYTGIDPFTKKPVYIAQHLRDRKLQRALMQFFKPENYFEVRKALQAAGRQDLIGNGCDCLISADPPRAAILKRREKATAKLGDYVHDMTSGNKKKTNKKESRNSAQKGYRPQRNSVNKGGKKRKPE, from the coding sequence ATGTCCAAACCACGCTACTCGCTGCCGATCCTTCCCGATGCGGGCTTGCTGTCCGATCGACTGGCCGAAATGGGCCGGCAGGCGACCGGTTCCGCGGCGCCGTTGCCGATGACCGCGCGCGAAATGCGCGACCGTGGCTGGGACGAAGTCGACGTGGTGTTCATTACGGGCGACGCCTACGTGGATCACCCCAGCTTCGCCATGGCGGTGCTGGGCCGGGTGCTGGAAGCGGCCGGTTTTCGGGTCGGCATTGTCAGCCAGCCGGACTGGCGATCGTGCGAAGACTGGCGGCGGTTCGGCCAGCCGCGGCTGTTCTTTGCCGTGAGCGCCGGCAACATGGACTCCATGATCAACCATTACACGGCCAGCCGGAAGGTCCGTAACGACGACGCCTATTCACCCGGCGGGAAAATCGGACAGCGTCCCGATCGGGCGACCCTGGCGTACTGCCAGCGGGCCCGCGAGGCGTACAAGGATACGCCCGTCATCGCCGGCGGCGTCGAAGCGTCTCTCCGCCGTCTGGCCCATTACGACTACTGGAGCGACAAAGTCCGGCGGTCGATCCTGCTCGACTGCAAGGCCGATCTGCTGGTGTTTGGCAACGGCGAAGAAGCCATCATGGAGATCGCCCGGCGCCTGCAGGCCGGCGAGTCGGTTCGCGACTTGCGCGACTTGCGCGGAGCGGCCTACGCCATGGGCGCTTCGGAAACGCCGCCTGAGGGGCTGCTGACGGTTCCCAGTTATGAAGAGGTAACGACCGACAAAATGGCGTTCGCGGAAGCGACGCGCATCATTCATAACGAAACCAACCCGTACAACGCCAAAGGGCTGGTGCAGTACCACGATCGCCAGGCAGTCGTCTGCAACCCGCCGCGATTCCCGATTTCCCAGGGATCGATGGACGCCATCTACGCGCTGCCTTACACGCGTCGTCCGCACCCTAGTTATACGGAGTCGGTGCCGGCCTTTGAGATGATCCGCGACTCGGTCGCCATCATGCGCGGCTGTTTCGGCGGCTGCACGTTCTGTTCGATCACGGCGCACGAAGGCCGCATCATCCAGTCCCGCAGCAAGGAATCGGTCCTCCACGAAATCAACCAGATGGCGGCCGCCCCTGACTTCAAAGGCGTCGTCAGCGATATTGGCGGACCGACCGCCAATATGTATCAAATGAAGTGCAGCAAGCCCGAGGTCGAAGCGGTCTGCCGGCGCCAGTCGTGCGTGCATCCCAAAATCTGCAAGCTGCTGGGAACCGACCACGGCCCGCTGATCCAGTTAATGAAAGAAGCTCGCGAAACGCCCGGCGTAAAGAAAGTCCTGGTCGCTAGCGGCATCCGGATGGACCTCGCCCGCCAGTCGCCTGAGTACATCCGCGAGCTCACGCAGCACCACGTGGGCGGCCGGCTGAAGGTAGCGCCCGAACATACCGACCCGGGCGTATTGAACCTGATGCGCAAACCCTCAGGCGACGATTTCGACGAGTTCGCCAGGCAGTTCAACGCGGAGTCAAAAAAGTCCGGCAAAAAGCAGTACCTCATTCCGTACTACATCGCCAGCCATCCCGGCAGCGACCTGCACTCGATGATCGACCTGGCGCTGTACCTCAAACGGAACGGCTACCAGCCCGACCAGGTGCAGGACTTTATCCCGGCCCCATTCGACGTGGCGACCGCCATGTACTACACAGGCATCGACCCGTTCACCAAAAAGCCGGTGTACATTGCCCAGCACTTGCGCGACCGGAAGCTGCAGCGAGCGCTCATGCAGTTCTTCAAGCCGGAGAACTACTTCGAGGTCCGCAAAGCGCTCCAGGCCGCCGGCCGCCAGGACCTGATCGGCAACGGCTGCGATTGCCTGATCTCCGCCGACCCGCCCCGGGCCGCCATTCTGAAACGACGCGAAAAAGCGACCGCCAAACTGGGCGACTACGTCCACGACATGACCAGCGGCAACAAGAAAAAGACGAACAAAAAAGAGTCGCGCAACAGCGCCCAAAAAGGCTATCGCCCGCAGCGTAACAGCGTCAACAAAGGCGGGAAGAAGCGGAAGCCCGAGTAG